DNA sequence from the Alkaliphilus metalliredigens QYMF genome:
TCAAATTCTTCAAAAAACAAAACCCTTACCTAAAATTAGGTAAGGGAATAATATACAAGCAGCAGGATCCACCCTTCCCTCCGAAGGTTTGTTTGGAATTAGGGTTGGCAGGTCTCCTGACTTGTGATTCTTCTGACACCCAGCACCTTCCCAATTGACACAATCAGTGGTTTTGCTGGACTCATCCTCACTTACAGTAGCGGGGGCTGTAGTGGATTTCAACCACTTTCCCTATTAAGCTTTGATAAAGCACCAATTCGATTTAATTCATCCTTATCATATCAAATTTATAGTTCATAGGCAATAGCTATATTGGCCCTTCTAGTTAGTGACTTCAAATGTAAATGTCACCTGCACAGAAGCACGGTCCTGTCTCAAGATCTCTCTTCCTTTCAATTCCTCTTCCACACCATTCCCTATAATGATAAAATCTAATTTCTCTAAATCAGTATCCTTTGTGATCATTTCACCTGTATAAATACCCCCTGGTATATTTTTTAGAGCTATCCAGACATATCGTTCTCCGAACTCTTCTGAAATGTATTCATACTCAGTGTTCACTTTTTTATCTTGATAGACTAAAAGTAGCTTGCCATTCTTTTCAATCTTTAAGCGATGATGGTAATGAAAAATAAAATGTAATGTTTCGCAAACCTCATCCTCCTCTATACTATCAATTATGTCTAACCCATAAATCTCTTGCAATATCTCTAGGGAGGCTCCCACCATTTGATGATGGTTCTTTTCTATTTCATAGTAATCGAAAGGGGGTAACTGGGCACTGTTTTTTGTTACAGTCCCATCTCCTTTATAGGTGACAGTATGATCAACAATGACCTCTTGATTCTCATAGATGAATTTTTTACCATCAACTAATAAACATTCATTTGTTTCTACATTGGTTCCTACAATCACATGGATCCCTTCCACTCGATTTCTTAGATGTCGCAGGGCGATGGCTTGATTCATTTCATCAAGTTTAAAATTATGATACCGAATCCAGGGTCTTGGGATATGCTTCAAATCCCCAAATCCATTCCTATAATATAAGATGTCTCCATAGTCCAATGCAGGAAGCATCTCTTGTATAGCGGGAAATGATTGATGGATTTCATGGATGTTTTCTATTCCCCAGGGAATATTCAATAATTTTCTTAGAATCCACATATATCCTCTTTTTATCATGTCATAGAGATTATCTTTTTGATTAGGATCATTTAACATTTCTCCCGTTGACCAAAAATAATAGGCATCAATGGCACCGGCGTTGGGTGTTCCAATCATGACTAAATTCCCAATGTCATAGTCATACTCTCCGCTTTGTATATAGCTCCTGGCCACGATTCCTCCCCTACTGTGGCAGAGTATATCAATTGATTGCCCTGGACACTTTTCTTTTGCTTTCCTTAGCATTGGCTTTAAATACCTGTCAACAATCTCATGGGATTCCTTTCTCCAGTCATAATAGCAAATAAACAAATCTTCATTTAAAACATATCCTCTTTGCTCTAGTCCATCAATGAGTGGTTTATAAATCCATCGAGCCACTCCGAAGCTCCAGTCCCCTGTTCCCGGGATCATATCTCTTCCCATTGACCCCATTAACCCTGGCAGAAAAATCATTGGTGGTTTAGGATTTTTCCTCATAATTCCCCTCCATAAATATTTTTACTATAATCTATGCTTTAATATAAGAAAAAAGCACCCATAGGGTGCTATCCTCTCTTATTTAGATCATATTCTTCCTTGGCCAATTGCCATTGGGTTCTTGATTTAAGCTGAATCATTCTTTTATTTTTGATATCAGGATGCTCTAATGTTTTAGCATACCATCGAATGGCCTCAGGATAATAACCCAGTCGTCTATTTAACTCTCCTAATAAGTATGATACCGAAATTTCATCTAAATTTCCCAAGGGAAGCGGCTCCGTCTCATAGGCTTCACTGTAACAATTTAAGGCAAACTGTAAAAAATCTTTCTCCTTTGAACTGTTTTGTTCTCGATGGAGCCAAGCTAAGCTTAAACAAAGCCCACCAATATAAGCCTTAGGCTTTTTAAGTAGTTGTCCTACTATCAATGCTAGCTTATAGCTTTCCTGGGCCTCTTCAAATGTTCTCACCTTTCCAAAGTCCCGTTGTTTCCATTTTGTCGCTATCTGAGCATATAAAAAATCTCTCTGGGCCTTTGTCAACTTTTCTTCGTAGCCACTCTCTGTAGCGCTGTATCCACATTGGGGACAAATCCAAACATGATAGTAAAAAGGATTGACCCCTTCGTAGGAAACAAAAAAATCATCATGTCTTTTTAGTGCCTTTAATTTTCTCGTCCGTACACGTTTTGTCTCAAACTGTGTGTCGCAAACTGGGCATTTTATTGTTTTGTCATAGAAAATTGCATTATCCACCATAAAACCTCACTCTAGTTATTATTGTTGTAAAACCATTATACCAAATTACGCAGATAAATTCTATGTCCAATCTTGAAAGAGACCATGGGTTTTCATACCCATGGTCATAATAATACTTATTCTTCACTTACCTCACTGTCCTCTGGTATTTCTTCAGCTTCCTTTAATTCCCTCGACTCTTCTATATCTTCTTGATTTGCTTCACTTCTTTGGGGCCGAGGTTTTGTTCCTTCAGCTATAATTGTTTTCACAGGCGGATAATAATCTGTTGAGATTTGTTCTCTCCTTATTTCTTGGTTTCCTTCGTAGTAAACTTTGTCAGTCTTAACCCGATACCCCTGTTTTCCCTCCTGCTGGACCTTCCTTTCCCCCACCAAAAGGTTTGGGTCCTGCTTCACTTCTCTAGTTGGACTAATCCGTTCTACTATTTCAGATGCTAATCTCACTTGATAGGGGGGCACATTTTTTCCGAATATTCGCACCTCAAGACGATTTCCTAGTACTGTGCTTTCAATATAGATGGGGTGTTCTGTTGAATTTTTAAATTCAAAATCTAGATACCCGTAGGCCACTGTGGCATCATGGCCCAATGGAACATAGCTCACTGGCAATGAATGATTTTGTCTATTGACAATTTCTAAGTCTCCTCGGATCACAGCATTATATAGGGTAGTTGAAACCTGACAGATCCCGCCACCTACCCCTGGTACCAATCGACCAGCCAGGATCACTGGTGCCTCCTGATATCCTTCTTCCACGCTTCTTGGTCCTGTTTTTTCATTGAATGAAAAGATTTCTCCCGGCATAATCAAAGTGCCATCGATACTACTGGACCCAATCTCAATATTTTTTGTCCGCCCCTCCTGTTGAGCATTAAAATTAGTGGCAAATTCACCTATGGTAACTTCAATGACCTTTAGATCTTCTCTTGTCACAGAAGCTAACACATGCTTTACAGGAACAGGAAGGATGCCACTATAGGAGCTTGCTAATGCCTCCCTAATCCTAGTTCTAAGTAGCACTTGATCTACTTGGACTCCTACCTCTTCCTCTGTAATCACAAATGTACCCTCTTCTCGTTTAATTTTTGCATTAATGGGTTCTTTGTCCACCTCAGATCTGATCTCACCTATTAAGATCGCAACCTTCTCCCCCTGATGTTTTCCTCTTAATCTAATCACCGGTGCAGTTTTTCTTGTTCTCATGATCTGTTTCAATTGTTCTATTATACTACCACTTCTTCCTACCCCATAAGCTTCTGCTACGGCTTCTTCATACAAATAGGTATAGCCCAATTCCTGGTATGAGCGTTTCCATTCTTGAGATTCAAAATGCAATTGTAATTGATTTTCACTGACCCCTTTATCATATATCTTTTGAATCTTAGCTAATGCTTCTTCTTTAGATAATCCCCCCACATCCACCTCTTCAATATAGATGTGAGGGTGTATTTTTCCACTGTTGAAAGACAATGCCAGCATGGCAATAAGGCCAATGACAATAACAATTAATATCAGTCCAGCCCCCCATAGAAAAGCTTTTCTTTTATCTATGCCCTCAAAATTAGTCTTCACATGATCCTCCCCCTACTGTAACTTGTCTCACCTTACTTTATTCTTATTATCTATTTATTATGTATCTAAAGTCATATTCATTCGCCTCTTTTTCCAACTAAAAAGGACCCTTTTTAAGAGGCCCTTAGGGTGACTGTTGTATCATTTTTCCCAATATACTGCGACTTGATCTCCTTCCTGTAGGGGAGCCATATAATTTGCAATCATTCCATTATGTTTAAGAATTAGTTTTCCCTTTACCTCCGTACGATCAAAGTCAATAAAGTCAAAAACATCTACAAAAATATATCCTTTTTCTCTTTGGGGAAGTATCACTGGTTCTTCATTGCAGTAGACCTTCACCCCAGTCAATCCTTTCTTATTTTGTTCTTGATCTTTATCTTGTTTTTGTTGTTGTTGTTGTCCAGAGGTTTGCGCTTGTTGTCTCTCTTGTTCCAAATGAGACTGGGTGTGACCTGTGTCTCTTTTTTTAAAGCGTATTTCATCTCCGGTCTTAAGTAATGTGCTTAAACTAACTTTCTCACCATTAACCAACATATGATTTTTTGTCGTATCAACCACTATTTCTTTACACAAATCATTCAAGGTGCAACGGGCATTTTTACCGGGTTCAGCAGAAATCACTTTAATCTGATCCCCGTCTTTAATACGACTATCTAGACTCCCACTTTGCTCATTAATAAATATTTTAGCTGACTCACCGTATTCGCCATATATGATTTGTTTTTTGCCTTCCACATTAATTTCTATGGATTCGCCTCGTTTTGCAATCAAATCTCTCGGATTAAAAGCTGCAAGCACTAGGACATCTGAGATCTTTAGATTTTTCGTTTGAAACAGTTTCATCCGCTGTTGGTTGATTTGGATCTCAATAAAATCTTCTTTTCGATTATTAATGGCCTTGGCCAATATCCCTACGGGAGTAATCCCTTCAGGCCCTGTTAAAAAGTCTTCCTTCCAATCTAATGATTGAATCGTATCAATTCCTCTAACAACCACCCTTGCTGTTGCCATTTCTAATTTTTTAGCAATCATTTGAGGGATACCGGGAATTTGACTTCCTCCACCAATCAGAAAAATGGCACTTGGTGCCTTGCTATTTTGCTGTAGTAGATGAGCTGATATCTCATGGGCTACCAATTCAATTGATTCTTTAATCTCATTTAAAATTTCTTCTGTCTTTAATTCATAGGACATCCCAACAATGTCTCTAAATCGCTGTATTCCCTCACGACATAGATTGCATTTCAACCGCTCCGCCTCGTCAAAATCCAATAGATACACCTTGGCAATTGCCTCTGTAATTTCATCTCCTGCAGTAGATGTCATGGAATAGGCCACAACAGTGCCATCCCTTGTAATGGCAATATCCGATGTTCCTGCTCCAATGTCCACTAGGGCAATATTTAAAAGCCTAGCATTTTGAGGCACAGCCACTTCAATGGCTGCGATAGGCTCTAGGGTTATGTAATCAACCTCTAATCCAACCTTGGTCATGACTGTGTAGAGGCTGTCCACAACGATCCGCGGAAGAAAGGTTGCAATCAGATCTGCACCGATCTGATTTCCTCGATGTCCTACAAGATTTCCAATCATCCCATCATTTAAGTAATAGTACATCACAGTGTGTCCTACACAAAAATAATCCGAATCCATACCCATTTCCGCTTCCAATGCTTTTTGTGCTTTTTGAAGACCTTCTATCTCTAAGCTCTCTACCATGTGTTGATCAATGCTTTGGTTAGGATCAACCTTTAGATCCACACGAATGCCCGTTGTTTTCAAGGACCTCCCCGCTGCTGCAATGGCTACTTCCCGGAGGGAAACCTGGGCCTTTTCTTCTAGCTCCTGTTTTACCTGTTGAACCCCCTGGGCCACTGCTTCAATGTCATGGATTTGACCATCCATCATGGCACGCTTCTTATGAAATGTCATGGCTGTATGCTTAATGACCAGCCTTTCATCTTTCATTTGACCCAATACTCCTATAATACTTCTAGTCCCTATATCTAGGGCAAAAACAAGTGATCCTCTCTCTAGCTTATCATTTACCATTGAATACATCCTTTCAATCCTAGACATCTCCGATGCCTTACTATACTTATTATCTCTATTTCGCCATCATAAGACAAATTTCCTTTTTTACATTATAAAAAGATGTCTATGTAGACATCTTTTTATAATGTAGACAATAGGTTGTCAAGGGACATTCTTCACAAAGAGGACGTCTGGCTTTGCAGATTCGCCGCCCATGAAGAATGATCCAATGATGTGCGTCAGACCACATGCTTTTTGGGATACTTTTCATGAGGTCTTGCTCAGTATCGTCAACATTATCCGAATGTGCCAATCCTAGTCTATTGGAAACTCTAAACACATGGGTATCCACAGCGATGGCATCCTGGCCGAATACATTGCTAATTACCACATTGGCAGTCTTCCGTCCTACCCCAGGTAATGCCATCAAGGCTTCACGTTCCTCAGGAACCTCTCCCCCGTGTTTCTCCATCAATAGATGACAGGTAGCTAAAATATTTTTACTCTTCATGTTATAAAAGCCACAGCTTTTGATCCATTGCCCTAGCTCCACTTCCGTCAAGGTTAAGATACGCTCTGGTGTTGGATACTTTTCAAACAATGGCTTGGTGACTTGATTGACTCTCTTGTCTGTACATTGCGCTGCTAAGATGGTAGAAATCAATAGTTCAAAAGGATTTCTAAAGTTCAATTCGCTCTCTGCATTGGGGTACATATTCTTAAGCTCTGCCAGTACCGCTGTTCTTTCTTCTTTATTTAATCGTATTTTTCTCATTTTTCGACTCCTTTTCCTGAAGCATTTCCAATGCCTAAGAAATTTCCACCTCACATTGGGTAATGTCTACTCGACCATCTCGTTCAATGAATTTAATGACTTCATTAATCATTTCATCGGCATGTCTCCGACTATTACTGACGCATGAAAATCCAATTTCTGCTATCTGCCATTTATCCTGCTGACCCACCTCAGCAATTGATACATTAAACCTTGACTTGATTCGTTCAATGATGCTTTTCAGAATATGACGTTTTTCTTTTAGAGAATTGGGTTCATACATCATTACTGTCATAAAACATACGCCTACCATCACAATGTCCACATCCTTTATACATAGTCATCTCCAGTAAAATAACCGGGCAATATAATGGTCTGTTTCGCCTGGTTGTTTTCTTTTCGATGCCTTCAATTTCACTATATCAACGCTCTTTTCTAACTTTTATTGCTATATCATCCAATACAGAGTACATTACTGGGATCACAACCAAAGTGAGGAGGGTTGCTAAGCTTAATCCACCAATCACAACCACAGCTATGGGCTGTTGTACTTCCGCCCCTTCACCAAAGCCGATGGCCAGGGGTAACAATCCTAATACAGTTGTCAATGTTGTCATCATAATGGGTCTGAGTCTGGTTTTTCCTGCTATGATAATCGAATCATTCCTCTGGTGAGTTCCATGGTCCCTCAAGGTATTGATATAGTCTATTAAAACAATACCATTATTGACAACAATACCTGCCAACACAATTGCACCGATTCCGCCAGGCACATTAATTGAAATCCCAGCTAGAAATAGTGCAATAATACCACCAGAAAAAGCCAGAGGGACAGACATCATAATCGTAAAAGGATGCAAAAATGATTGAAATTGTGCTGCTAATATCATATATACCAACATTATTGCTAAAATAACAGCAAGTGTCAAATTGTCGATGGCTTCCTCTAACTGCTCATTTTCTCCTTTAAATTCATAACTGTATCCAGCTGGCAATGAATAATCCTTTATTTTCTCCTCAATATCCGCCACAACACTGCTTAAATTCCGATTAAAGAGAGCAGCACGAACGCTAATATTTCTCACTTGATCCATTCTTCTAATGACATTTGGTCCCTGTCCCCTTCGAATTTCAGCCAGTTGATCGATTGGCACTTGGCTTCCCATGAGGGTAGGCATTTGTAACTGCATGATATTTTCAGTACTTTCTCTCAGGTAGTTTTCTCCTCGAATTAACACATCTACCTCTTTACCTTCAATCCTTGCCCTAGTAGCAGTGATTCCTGTCAATGTGTTTCTAAGGGCCATTGCCACCTGAACACTTTGTACTCCATAAAAAGAAGCTGTTTCTCGGTCAATATGAACTTCAATTTGTTCACGAGCCTGTGTGAAGTTCGATGAGACCTCCCGAGTCCCTTCAACGCCCTTAATGATTTCAATAAAATCCCTAGAGATTGATTCTAATGTTTCAAGATCATCACCCTTGATGGAGACATCCACTGCTGCGCCCCCAAAGCCTGCTCCCAACATAAATGAATCCGCTGAAACTGAAATCTCAGCCCCTGCTATATTTGCCAATCGGGTCCGTATTTCATCTACTAGCTCTAAGGATGTCATACTCCTTTGTCGGGCTGCTACCAAACGTCCATCGATACTTCCACGGTTAGGACTTCCAGTAGAGGTAGTAGACATGACATCTCCACCTCCCACATTGGTAAATAATACTTCTATTTCTTCATACTCCGTCAAAACCCCTTCTACTTCATCCATGACGGCTTCTGTTTCCTGTAGCGTAGCACTTTGAGGCAATCGGATATTTACAGAAAATGTACCTTCATCTAATGATGGAAAGTATTCTGCTCCCATGCTTGAGGCCAATAGAATCGCCACTGTAAAAATAAGAAATGTGACAAATAGTATTGTTTTTCTATGACTTAAACTCCAGCTTAAGATTTTCCCATATTTTTCATTAATATATTTAAAGAAACGATGAAATATCCCTAAAACCTGCTGAGGTGTCCTTTTTCCATTCACTCTGTTTTTTTTCATTAGCTTAGATGCCAGCATCGGAACCAATGTTAGGGAAACACCTAGTGACGCCAATAATGAAAATGTCACCGTTAATGCCATCTCTCTAAAAACCTGTGCAGTCATTCCTTCAACAAAAACAATAGGCAGAAAAACTGCCAGTGTTGTCAGAGTAGAGGCTGTTACCGCCATTGCCACCTCTTCAGTTCCCAGGATAGCCGATTGTTCTGGGTCATTTCCCTCCTCTCGGAACCGATAAATATTTTCCAAAACAACAATACCATTGTCCACAAGCATTCCCACTCCCAATGCAAATCCACCTAAAGAAAGTAGGTTTAACGTCATACCTGAAAAATACATCAAGGCGAAGGTGGTGACGATTGAGATGGGAATAGATAAGGCAATGACAAGGGTTGTTCTTACATTTCCTAGAAATAAATAGAGGATACAAACTGCTAATACCCCTCCAAAGGCCGCGGTCCTCCCCACATTACCAATGGATCTTGTAATAAATCTTGATTGGTCGATGACCGATACGATTTGAATACCCTTTATTTCTTCTTCAAGTACTTGAATTGTCTGGTTGATTCGATTGGCCACCTGCACCGTATTGGCTACGGGCTGTTTTTGGATGGTGATACGGATACTTGGTTCCCCATTGACCTTTGCAATATGTTTGATGTCCTTTGTGGTCAATTGGACCTGGGAGATGTCTTTTAGATAAACCCTGATCCCTGTTGGTAAAAGAATGGGTAGGTTTTCAATTTCCCCTATATTTTCAAAGGCTCCTATTGTTCGAAGAAGTATATTCTGTCCACCTTGTTGAATCTCGCCACCGGGTAAATTAATGTTTTCTGCCCGAATTATTGTGGCAATCTGCTCCATGGTGATTCCATAAGAAGTCAATACATTGGGGTCTACTTCGATCTCAACTACTTCTTCATACCCACCTGTCACACTGACAGAAGCCACGCCTTCTAGACGCTCAAACTTTGGCTTGATTTGGGATTCAACAATGGATTGCAACTCGCTTAAATCCTCAGTTCCACTCAATCCCAGTACCATGATGGGCAATGCATTGGGGTCAATCCTCAATACCATTGGATCCGTCACTTCGTCTGGTAAAAAACCCTTGATTAAATCAATTTTTTCCCTCATTTGTAATGTAGCAAAATCCATATCTGTTCCTTGGTTAAACTCGATGATAACAATAGAGTTCCCCTCCGATGAAGACGATGACATATTCTTTACATTATGAACAGTGGCTACCGCTTCTTCAACCGGTCGTGTCACAAGACCTTCTATTTCTAATGGACCGGCCCCTGGGTATTGTGTTGAAACAACAGCAACGGGTATACTAATGTGAGGCAGTAAATCCATAGGGAGTCTCGATAGGGATACCCCACCCAGAAGAAGTAACCCAGCGATGACCATCAAAACAGATATGTAGCGATTGACAGCCCACTTTGA
Encoded proteins:
- a CDS encoding DUF503 domain-containing protein, which produces MVGVCFMTVMMYEPNSLKEKRHILKSIIERIKSRFNVSIAEVGQQDKWQIAEIGFSCVSNSRRHADEMINEVIKFIERDGRVDITQCEVEIS
- a CDS encoding DUF2225 domain-containing protein — translated: MVDNAIFYDKTIKCPVCDTQFETKRVRTRKLKALKRHDDFFVSYEGVNPFYYHVWICPQCGYSATESGYEEKLTKAQRDFLYAQIATKWKQRDFGKVRTFEEAQESYKLALIVGQLLKKPKAYIGGLCLSLAWLHREQNSSKEKDFLQFALNCYSEAYETEPLPLGNLDEISVSYLLGELNRRLGYYPEAIRWYAKTLEHPDIKNKRMIQLKSRTQWQLAKEEYDLNKRG
- a CDS encoding lipase family alpha/beta hydrolase, whose product is MRKNPKPPMIFLPGLMGSMGRDMIPGTGDWSFGVARWIYKPLIDGLEQRGYVLNEDLFICYYDWRKESHEIVDRYLKPMLRKAKEKCPGQSIDILCHSRGGIVARSYIQSGEYDYDIGNLVMIGTPNAGAIDAYYFWSTGEMLNDPNQKDNLYDMIKRGYMWILRKLLNIPWGIENIHEIHQSFPAIQEMLPALDYGDILYYRNGFGDLKHIPRPWIRYHNFKLDEMNQAIALRHLRNRVEGIHVIVGTNVETNECLLVDGKKFIYENQEVIVDHTVTYKGDGTVTKNSAQLPPFDYYEIEKNHHQMVGASLEILQEIYGLDIIDSIEEDEVCETLHFIFHYHHRLKIEKNGKLLLVYQDKKVNTEYEYISEEFGERYVWIALKNIPGGIYTGEMITKDTDLEKLDFIIIGNGVEEELKGREILRQDRASVQVTFTFEVTN
- a CDS encoding cell division protein FtsA; its protein translation is MVNDKLERGSLVFALDIGTRSIIGVLGQMKDERLVIKHTAMTFHKKRAMMDGQIHDIEAVAQGVQQVKQELEEKAQVSLREVAIAAAGRSLKTTGIRVDLKVDPNQSIDQHMVESLEIEGLQKAQKALEAEMGMDSDYFCVGHTVMYYYLNDGMIGNLVGHRGNQIGADLIATFLPRIVVDSLYTVMTKVGLEVDYITLEPIAAIEVAVPQNARLLNIALVDIGAGTSDIAITRDGTVVAYSMTSTAGDEITEAIAKVYLLDFDEAERLKCNLCREGIQRFRDIVGMSYELKTEEILNEIKESIELVAHEISAHLLQQNSKAPSAIFLIGGGSQIPGIPQMIAKKLEMATARVVVRGIDTIQSLDWKEDFLTGPEGITPVGILAKAINNRKEDFIEIQINQQRMKLFQTKNLKISDVLVLAAFNPRDLIAKRGESIEINVEGKKQIIYGEYGESAKIFINEQSGSLDSRIKDGDQIKVISAEPGKNARCTLNDLCKEIVVDTTKNHMLVNGEKVSLSTLLKTGDEIRFKKRDTGHTQSHLEQERQQAQTSGQQQQQKQDKDQEQNKKGLTGVKVYCNEEPVILPQREKGYIFVDVFDFIDFDRTEVKGKLILKHNGMIANYMAPLQEGDQVAVYWEK
- the nth gene encoding endonuclease III, whose translation is MRKIRLNKEERTAVLAELKNMYPNAESELNFRNPFELLISTILAAQCTDKRVNQVTKPLFEKYPTPERILTLTEVELGQWIKSCGFYNMKSKNILATCHLLMEKHGGEVPEEREALMALPGVGRKTANVVISNVFGQDAIAVDTHVFRVSNRLGLAHSDNVDDTEQDLMKSIPKSMWSDAHHWIILHGRRICKARRPLCEECPLTTYCLHYKKMST
- a CDS encoding efflux RND transporter permease subunit, with translation MRVSKWAVNRYISVLMVIAGLLLLGGVSLSRLPMDLLPHISIPVAVVSTQYPGAGPLEIEGLVTRPVEEAVATVHNVKNMSSSSSEGNSIVIIEFNQGTDMDFATLQMREKIDLIKGFLPDEVTDPMVLRIDPNALPIMVLGLSGTEDLSELQSIVESQIKPKFERLEGVASVSVTGGYEEVVEIEVDPNVLTSYGITMEQIATIIRAENINLPGGEIQQGGQNILLRTIGAFENIGEIENLPILLPTGIRVYLKDISQVQLTTKDIKHIAKVNGEPSIRITIQKQPVANTVQVANRINQTIQVLEEEIKGIQIVSVIDQSRFITRSIGNVGRTAAFGGVLAVCILYLFLGNVRTTLVIALSIPISIVTTFALMYFSGMTLNLLSLGGFALGVGMLVDNGIVVLENIYRFREEGNDPEQSAILGTEEVAMAVTASTLTTLAVFLPIVFVEGMTAQVFREMALTVTFSLLASLGVSLTLVPMLASKLMKKNRVNGKRTPQQVLGIFHRFFKYINEKYGKILSWSLSHRKTILFVTFLIFTVAILLASSMGAEYFPSLDEGTFSVNIRLPQSATLQETEAVMDEVEGVLTEYEEIEVLFTNVGGGDVMSTTSTGSPNRGSIDGRLVAARQRSMTSLELVDEIRTRLANIAGAEISVSADSFMLGAGFGGAAVDVSIKGDDLETLESISRDFIEIIKGVEGTREVSSNFTQAREQIEVHIDRETASFYGVQSVQVAMALRNTLTGITATRARIEGKEVDVLIRGENYLRESTENIMQLQMPTLMGSQVPIDQLAEIRRGQGPNVIRRMDQVRNISVRAALFNRNLSSVVADIEEKIKDYSLPAGYSYEFKGENEQLEEAIDNLTLAVILAIMLVYMILAAQFQSFLHPFTIMMSVPLAFSGGIIALFLAGISINVPGGIGAIVLAGIVVNNGIVLIDYINTLRDHGTHQRNDSIIIAGKTRLRPIMMTTLTTVLGLLPLAIGFGEGAEVQQPIAVVVIGGLSLATLLTLVVIPVMYSVLDDIAIKVRKER
- a CDS encoding VanW family protein, whose product is MKTNFEGIDKRKAFLWGAGLILIVIVIGLIAMLALSFNSGKIHPHIYIEEVDVGGLSKEEALAKIQKIYDKGVSENQLQLHFESQEWKRSYQELGYTYLYEEAVAEAYGVGRSGSIIEQLKQIMRTRKTAPVIRLRGKHQGEKVAILIGEIRSEVDKEPINAKIKREEGTFVITEEEVGVQVDQVLLRTRIREALASSYSGILPVPVKHVLASVTREDLKVIEVTIGEFATNFNAQQEGRTKNIEIGSSSIDGTLIMPGEIFSFNEKTGPRSVEEGYQEAPVILAGRLVPGVGGGICQVSTTLYNAVIRGDLEIVNRQNHSLPVSYVPLGHDATVAYGYLDFEFKNSTEHPIYIESTVLGNRLEVRIFGKNVPPYQVRLASEIVERISPTREVKQDPNLLVGERKVQQEGKQGYRVKTDKVYYEGNQEIRREQISTDYYPPVKTIIAEGTKPRPQRSEANQEDIEESRELKEAEEIPEDSEVSEE